In Humulus lupulus chromosome 7, drHumLupu1.1, whole genome shotgun sequence, the following are encoded in one genomic region:
- the LOC133791338 gene encoding uncharacterized protein LOC133791338, which produces MTRDSHEWVEDILQDLFVERDKRLIRGIHLSSFENEDHWYWDPEASSIHSIWSAYRLLQSIHVRYNADDNSGFWRTLWNLKLPPKVFGVTFMYTEHQDLRSCFKQLFSRGVGNTLLIIGMICWMLWRARNDLVWNGNCWTENEVVIAAVTYFDKWKKESSS; this is translated from the exons ATGACTAGGGATAGTCATGAATGGGTTGAAGATATTTTACAGGATCTGTTTGTTGAGCGGGACAAGAGGTTGATAAGAGGCATCCATCTCAGCTCGTTTGAAAATGAGGACCATTGGTATTGGGATCCTGAAGCCTCGAGTATCCACTCAATTTGGAGTGCTTATAGGCTGCTTCAATCCATTCATGTTCGCTATAATGCTGACGATAACTCGGGCTTTTGGAGAACTCTTTGGAACCTGAAACTTCCCCCAAAG GTTTTTGGTGTGACTTTCATGTATACTGAACACCAGGATTTGAGAAGTTGTTTTAAACAGTTATTCTCCAGGGGAGTGGGGAATACATTATTGATAATTGGCATGATATGTTGGATGCTTTGGAGAGCTAGAAATGATCTAGTGTGGAATGGTAATTGTTGGACTGAAAATGAAGTGGTTATTGCTGCTGTTACTTATTTTGACAAGTGGAAGAAAGAAAGCTCAAGCTAA
- the LOC133789419 gene encoding uncharacterized protein LOC133789419, which translates to MEKWQKALQYFDRPEVKRRSEINSANRAKQKQRSVQGSQSTPALRYKKRDLQTGCLAGVPEIWMATKYIDGEGWVSKAAKDNYVSKFIFYDFLTLLCCKF; encoded by the exons ATGGAGAAATGGCAGAAGGCGCTCCAGTATTTTGATCGCCCTGAAGTGAAG AGGCGTTCTGAGATTAACTCTGCGAACCGtgcaaaacaaaaacagagaagCGTGCAGGGCTCACAATCTACGCCAGCCCTTCGTTACAAGAAG CGTGATTTACAAACTGGGTGTCTTGCTGGGGTTCCAGAGATTTGGATGGCGACTAAGTACATAGACGGGGAAGGTTGGGTGAGCAAGGCAGCAAAGGATAACTATGTaagtaaatttatattttatgattttctTACTTTATTGTGTTGTAAATTCTAA
- the LOC133789420 gene encoding germin-like protein subfamily 1 member 18 codes for MKWINFLLITLAIFGLAISIASAYDPSPLQDFCVAINNLKSGLYTNGKFCKNPKLTNPSDFYSTGLNSPGNTNNPFGSSVTTLNVDKFPGLNTLGLSLVRIDYAQNGVNPPHSHPRGSEILAVTTGTLYVGFVSSSQDGNRLYAKVLNAGDLFVFPIGLVHFEFNTGPTPVVAFTVLNSQNPGLIITANTVFGSNPPINPDLLAKAFKLDKKIVENLQKQF; via the exons atGAAGTGGATTAATTTCCTTCTTATCACACTTGCCATCTTTGGTTTGGCGATTTCCATTGCCTCAGCCTATGATCCAAGTCCTCTCCAAGATTTCTGCGTAGCAATAAATAATCTCAAGAGTGGtt TGTATACGAATGGGAAGTTTTGCAAGAACCCAAAATTGACCAATCCAAGCGATTTCTACAGTACAGGACTGAACAGTCCCGGAAACACTAATAATCCATTTGGGTCCAGTGTGACAACCCTAAACGTAGACAAGTTTCCAGGACTAAATACTCTAGGGTTATCTCTAGTTCGCATTGATTACGCCCAAAATGGCGTAAACCCACCTCACTCTCACCCTCGTGGCTCTGAAATCCTGGCCGTCACCACGGGCACGCTCTACGTGGGCTTTGTCTCGTCGAGCCAAGACGGGAACCGCCTCTACGCCAAGGTTCTAAACGCTGGAGATTTGTTTGTGTTCCCAATTGGATTGGTCCACTTTGAGTTCAATACAGGGCCCACTCCAGTGGTTGCTTTCACTGTTCTGAATAGTCAAAACCCTGGATTGATTATCACTGCCAACACAGTGTTTGGATCAAACCCTCCAATCAATCCTGATCTTCTTGCTAAGGCCTTTAAGTTGGACAAAAAGATTGTGGAAAATCTTCAGAAGCAGTTCTAA